One Methylosarcina fibrata AML-C10 DNA segment encodes these proteins:
- a CDS encoding alpha-ketoglutarate-dependent dioxygenase AlkB family protein, with product MYLIKQFYRPPESDRWFERLKTTLPWQEETLWIFGKCCKVPRLTCWYGDPDAHYRYSGVDHRPNPWTEDLLAIKQEIESAVSWRFNSVLANLYRDGKDSMGFHADNEKELGQNPVIASLSLGEERLFKLRHQKRKEMLAIRLGHGDLLLMAGVLQHHWLHSLPKTAQATGPRINLTFRKIIVA from the coding sequence TTGTACTTAATCAAACAGTTTTACCGGCCGCCCGAGTCCGACCGGTGGTTCGAAAGGCTGAAAACGACTTTGCCGTGGCAGGAAGAAACCCTATGGATTTTCGGGAAATGCTGCAAAGTGCCCAGGCTGACATGCTGGTACGGCGATCCGGACGCGCATTACCGTTACTCGGGCGTCGATCACCGGCCGAATCCGTGGACGGAAGATCTTCTGGCGATCAAGCAGGAAATAGAAAGCGCGGTCTCATGGCGTTTCAATAGCGTTCTCGCCAATTTGTATCGCGACGGCAAAGACTCGATGGGCTTTCATGCGGACAATGAAAAGGAACTGGGGCAAAATCCGGTGATTGCTTCCTTGAGCCTCGGCGAAGAGCGCCTGTTCAAACTGCGGCATCAGAAACGCAAGGAAATGCTGGCGATCCGTCTCGGTCACGGCGACTTGCTGTTGATGGCGGGCGTGTTGCAGCATCATTGGCTGCATTCGCTGCCGAAAACCGCGCAAGCGACCGGCCCCAGAATCAACCTGACTTTCCGGAAAATAATCGTTGCGTAG
- a CDS encoding SirB2 family protein, which translates to MLKILHLSFVLLAVSGFIVRVILSETHPHLLKLKTARIAPHIIDTLLLISGLVLVFHGHWLSRPYGWLIAKLIGLFGYIGFGAITMRRQGPMKWLAFAGALGCLAYIGRVAVTKQIGLF; encoded by the coding sequence ATGCTCAAAATTCTTCACCTTAGCTTCGTATTGCTGGCCGTGTCCGGTTTTATCGTCCGAGTGATCCTGAGCGAAACCCATCCCCATCTCCTTAAACTCAAAACGGCCAGAATCGCGCCTCATATCATCGATACGCTGTTACTGATCAGCGGCCTCGTCCTGGTGTTTCACGGCCACTGGTTGTCGAGGCCCTACGGTTGGCTCATCGCCAAACTGATCGGCTTGTTCGGCTATATCGGCTTCGGCGCGATTACCATGCGCCGGCAAGGTCCGATGAAATGGCTGGCTTTTGCCGGCGCTCTCGGTTGTCTGGCGTATATTGGCCGCGTCGCCGTCACCAAACAGATCGGCCTCTTTTAA
- the ribA gene encoding GTP cyclohydrolase II, with the protein MIDVPPQVKNLVQTPIPTRHGEFILHYYSNNLDKKEHVALVMGQVEGRDRVPVRIHSECFTGDVLGSRRCDCGEQLDMAMQMIKDSGFGVLIYLRQEGRGIGLLKKLQAYNLQDAGMDTVDANIHLGHLADEREYDIAALILENLKVKSVRLITNNPKKIDGLKKLGVDVVDRIPIVAAAHNDNLDYLKTKAKKMAHMLFERKK; encoded by the coding sequence ATGATTGACGTGCCTCCACAAGTAAAAAATTTAGTACAGACACCGATACCGACTCGACACGGCGAATTCATCCTGCATTATTACAGCAACAATCTGGATAAAAAAGAACACGTTGCGCTGGTTATGGGTCAGGTGGAAGGACGCGATCGGGTGCCTGTGCGCATCCATTCGGAATGCTTTACCGGCGACGTGCTGGGCTCCAGACGCTGCGATTGCGGCGAACAACTGGACATGGCGATGCAAATGATCAAGGATTCGGGATTCGGCGTGCTGATTTATCTTCGCCAGGAAGGCCGCGGCATCGGTTTGCTCAAAAAACTGCAGGCCTACAATCTTCAGGATGCCGGCATGGACACGGTCGACGCCAACATTCACCTCGGACATCTTGCCGACGAACGGGAATACGACATCGCCGCGCTGATTCTGGAAAACCTGAAAGTCAAATCGGTCAGACTGATCACCAACAATCCCAAAAAAATCGATGGATTGAAAAAGCTCGGCGTCGACGTCGTGGACCGGATTCCGATTGTTGCCGCCGCTCATAACGACAACCTGGATTACCTGAAAACCAAAGCCAAAAAAATGGCGCACATGCTGTTCGAGCGGAAAAAATAA
- a CDS encoding nucleoside phosphorylase-I family protein, with protein sequence MRSFKNGRLPALAESFPSLPETRHDDCYRLFIYAALPCEAKPLTEHFKLRKETAVKPFDVHVRPPVCLTVTGLGPCAMAAGVAYSQALYGGAENPVLINVGIAGHQHHAVGSLFLIDKILDAGSGRCFYPPLAFSPPCATGSIRTAPKPQLAYDHADLCDMEAAAFYETAIRFTSAELVQCLKIISDNRSHPSDRITPQAVSALIAAHLGAIETVSAKLLRLAASITFPESRLMAELTSRYHFTANERIQLRKQLQRWACLTGGQALDIDWSGLTKGKDVLQRLRQRIDNLEFRL encoded by the coding sequence TTGCGTAGTTTCAAGAACGGACGCTTGCCCGCCCTTGCCGAATCCTTTCCATCTTTGCCTGAAACCAGGCACGACGACTGTTACCGGCTTTTTATCTACGCGGCGCTGCCTTGTGAAGCCAAGCCTCTGACCGAACATTTCAAGCTTCGGAAAGAAACGGCGGTCAAGCCGTTCGACGTCCATGTGCGCCCGCCCGTCTGTCTGACGGTGACGGGACTCGGACCTTGCGCGATGGCGGCCGGAGTCGCCTATTCGCAAGCTTTATACGGAGGGGCTGAAAATCCCGTCCTGATCAACGTCGGCATCGCCGGGCATCAACATCATGCCGTGGGCAGCCTGTTTTTGATCGACAAGATTCTCGATGCCGGCAGCGGCCGATGTTTTTATCCGCCTCTGGCGTTTTCGCCGCCGTGCGCTACCGGCTCGATTCGAACGGCGCCGAAACCCCAACTGGCCTACGATCATGCGGATCTTTGCGACATGGAAGCGGCCGCATTTTACGAGACGGCGATACGGTTTACTTCAGCCGAACTGGTGCAATGCCTGAAGATTATTTCCGACAATCGCTCGCATCCCTCCGACCGGATCACGCCGCAAGCCGTTTCCGCTCTGATCGCCGCTCATCTCGGCGCAATTGAAACGGTATCGGCAAAGTTGCTCCGATTGGCCGCGTCGATTACTTTCCCCGAGTCCCGGCTAATGGCCGAATTGACGAGCCGCTACCATTTTACTGCGAATGAGCGGATCCAGCTTAGAAAACAGTTGCAGCGATGGGCTTGCCTGACCGGCGGCCAGGCTCTCGATATCGACTGGAGCGGCTTGACGAAAGGAAAAGACGTGCTGCAACGCCTGCGCCAACGGATCGACAATCTGGAATTCCGCTTGTAA
- a CDS encoding class I SAM-dependent methyltransferase, with product MKADSATIKKRYNRIAPYFEGIEAVMEGLFFRNWRKKLWEKVDGHHVLEVGVGTGKNFDYYPPQARITAIDFSEQMLEQAKRKKERKNIAVDLDLMDVQSLAYASNSFDTVIASFVFCSVPLPSKGLKELYRVCKPGGQIVLLEHVISANPLIASVMNFINPLVVGLVGANINRNTVKTARSCGFSSVRVDERSSDIIKLIEIRK from the coding sequence ATGAAAGCCGACAGCGCAACGATAAAAAAACGTTACAACCGGATCGCACCGTATTTTGAAGGGATCGAAGCCGTCATGGAGGGTCTGTTTTTCAGAAACTGGCGGAAGAAATTATGGGAAAAAGTGGATGGCCATCATGTTCTCGAAGTCGGCGTCGGCACGGGCAAGAATTTTGATTACTATCCGCCGCAGGCCCGAATCACCGCGATCGACTTCAGCGAGCAAATGCTGGAACAGGCAAAGCGTAAAAAAGAACGCAAAAACATCGCCGTCGACCTGGATTTGATGGACGTGCAATCCCTGGCTTATGCCAGCAACAGTTTCGATACCGTCATCGCCTCGTTCGTTTTTTGTTCGGTGCCTTTGCCGTCGAAAGGCCTCAAAGAACTGTATCGGGTGTGCAAGCCGGGCGGCCAGATAGTACTGCTGGAACATGTTATAAGCGCCAACCCTCTCATCGCTTCGGTGATGAATTTCATCAATCCGCTCGTAGTCGGCCTGGTCGGCGCCAATATCAATAGAAATACGGTCAAAACGGCGCGCTCCTGCGGGTTCAGTTCGGTTCGAGTCGACGAGCGCAGCAGCGACATCATCAAGTTGATCGAAATCAGAAAATAA
- the putA gene encoding bifunctional proline dehydrogenase/L-glutamate gamma-semialdehyde dehydrogenase PutA: protein MNQLAVADLRAAINRSYLTDEKVIVNELLRNIGTYDPLGAGELAGTLVTAVRAKSHRNTAIEAFLHEYQLNSREGVVLMGIAEALLRIPDSRTQDLFLQEKLTGADWNRHLLQSDSLLVHFTNKALSFTSEFEHRLLSKEHWLPVFEEALSRLGAPLIRTAVKQAMRYLAQQFVFADAMPEALQISEEFPEERFSFDMLGEAAVTAADAERYYQAYRHAVRTLAERENLADPQLNPGISIKLSALCPRYEPLQHRRAVGELSEKLRALAREARAAGIPMTVDAEESERLDMSLDVFAAVFSHPDLKGWPGLGLAVQAYQKRALPVLRWLAALAASHRCRVPVRLVKGAYWDSEIKRAQENGLAGYPVFTHKSMTDVSYLACAHYLLSKTSEFYPQFATHNAHTVAAILQAGKHHPGYEFQRLHGMGERLYREVMAVSERKIPCRVYAPVGDYRELLPYLVRRLLENGANTSFINQIDHPEWSVAELVRDPVETVKSLPKTPQIVLPKDLYGERRPNSHGVNLADPFQLRQLQQELDALAGTQWTAMPSGRKPLQAGAGRPVVNPCDNRLTVGSVGMAEPADVERALEKASHAFNDWRLSSAATRAGCLRRAGDLLEQHRSELVSLCCREGGRTLRDALAEVREAVDYCRYYAQSAEELFAEPMLLPGPTGEENRLYYYGRGVFVCISPWNFPIAIFIGQMTAALAAGNTVIAKPASQTVLTAMLCVRLLHQAGIPEPVLQFVPAEGRLSGDLLVADPRVAGIAFTGSTDTAQWIHRRLAQQHPMLIPLIAETGGQNVMIADSSALPEQLVQDVVASTFNSAGQRCSALRVLFVQQDIADKIIGMLIGAMQELALGDPGRYATDVGPVIDRAALKPLAEHVEKMREQARMLYQLPLTEALSYGSFFPPTLIEIASLSQLTHEVFGPILHVIRYRGPELDRVIAAINETGYGLTLGIHSRIEATVRAIRQGVRVGNIYVNRNMIGAVVGVQPFGGMGLSGTGPKAGGPDYLRRFAVEQTVATNTAAVGGNAGLLAQDLR, encoded by the coding sequence ATGAATCAACTTGCCGTTGCCGATTTACGGGCCGCAATCAACCGGTCTTACTTAACCGACGAAAAAGTCATCGTCAATGAATTATTGCGGAACATCGGGACTTACGATCCGCTCGGGGCCGGCGAGCTGGCCGGAACGCTGGTGACGGCGGTCCGGGCGAAAAGCCACCGGAACACCGCCATCGAAGCGTTTCTGCACGAATATCAGCTCAACTCCCGGGAAGGCGTGGTTTTGATGGGCATCGCCGAAGCCCTACTGCGTATTCCGGACAGCCGGACCCAGGATTTGTTTCTGCAGGAAAAACTGACCGGCGCCGACTGGAACAGGCACCTGCTGCAGAGCGATTCGTTGCTGGTGCATTTCACCAATAAGGCCCTGTCGTTCACCAGCGAATTCGAACATCGCCTGTTGTCGAAGGAGCACTGGCTGCCGGTTTTCGAAGAAGCGTTGTCGCGCCTGGGCGCCCCGTTGATCCGTACCGCGGTCAAGCAGGCCATGCGCTATCTGGCGCAGCAGTTTGTCTTTGCGGATGCGATGCCCGAAGCTTTACAGATCAGCGAAGAGTTTCCGGAGGAGCGTTTTTCCTTCGATATGCTGGGCGAAGCGGCGGTCACCGCGGCCGATGCCGAGCGTTATTATCAGGCCTATCGTCATGCCGTAAGAACGCTGGCGGAACGGGAGAACTTGGCCGATCCTCAACTGAATCCGGGAATTTCGATTAAATTATCGGCGTTGTGCCCGCGCTACGAGCCGTTGCAGCACCGACGGGCTGTCGGGGAACTATCCGAAAAATTGCGGGCGCTGGCCAGGGAAGCCCGAGCCGCCGGAATACCGATGACCGTCGACGCGGAGGAATCGGAGCGGCTGGACATGTCGCTCGACGTTTTTGCCGCCGTTTTTTCCCACCCCGATCTAAAAGGTTGGCCGGGGCTGGGTCTGGCGGTTCAGGCCTATCAAAAAAGAGCCTTGCCGGTTCTCCGCTGGCTGGCCGCTCTGGCCGCATCGCACCGATGCCGGGTGCCGGTGCGGCTGGTCAAAGGCGCCTATTGGGACAGCGAAATCAAGCGGGCTCAGGAAAACGGCCTGGCAGGCTATCCCGTTTTTACTCATAAATCGATGACCGACGTTTCCTATCTGGCGTGCGCGCATTACTTGTTGTCGAAAACCTCGGAGTTTTATCCCCAGTTCGCGACCCACAATGCGCATACCGTGGCGGCGATCCTGCAAGCCGGCAAGCATCATCCGGGCTACGAGTTTCAGCGGCTGCACGGCATGGGCGAGCGTCTTTACCGCGAAGTCATGGCCGTAAGCGAGCGGAAGATTCCCTGCCGCGTTTACGCGCCGGTCGGCGATTACCGGGAGTTGTTGCCTTATCTGGTTCGGCGCTTGCTGGAAAACGGCGCGAACACGTCGTTCATCAATCAGATCGACCATCCCGAATGGAGCGTGGCCGAATTGGTCCGTGATCCGGTCGAAACGGTCAAAAGCCTGCCGAAGACGCCGCAAATCGTCCTGCCGAAGGATTTGTACGGAGAGCGGCGGCCGAATTCCCATGGGGTCAATCTGGCCGATCCGTTTCAGTTGCGACAGTTGCAACAAGAGCTCGATGCCCTGGCCGGGACACAATGGACCGCGATGCCGAGCGGAAGGAAGCCGCTGCAAGCCGGAGCAGGACGGCCGGTCGTCAATCCCTGCGATAACCGCCTGACCGTCGGCAGCGTAGGCATGGCCGAGCCGGCCGATGTCGAACGGGCGTTGGAGAAAGCATCTCATGCTTTCAACGACTGGCGGCTTTCTTCCGCCGCAACCCGCGCCGGCTGTTTGCGCAGGGCCGGCGATCTTCTGGAGCAGCATCGGTCGGAGCTGGTTTCGTTATGCTGCCGCGAAGGCGGACGCACCCTTCGCGACGCTCTGGCGGAAGTCCGGGAGGCGGTCGATTATTGCCGCTATTATGCGCAATCCGCCGAGGAGCTCTTCGCCGAACCCATGCTATTGCCGGGACCGACCGGGGAGGAAAACCGGCTTTATTACTACGGCAGAGGCGTTTTTGTTTGCATCAGCCCGTGGAACTTTCCCATCGCCATTTTCATCGGCCAGATGACCGCGGCATTGGCCGCCGGCAATACGGTGATCGCCAAGCCGGCCAGCCAGACCGTATTGACCGCGATGCTCTGCGTCAGGCTGCTGCACCAGGCCGGCATCCCCGAACCGGTTTTACAGTTTGTACCGGCCGAAGGCCGCCTGAGCGGCGATCTGCTGGTGGCCGACCCACGAGTGGCCGGCATCGCCTTTACCGGTTCGACGGATACCGCGCAATGGATCCATCGGCGGCTGGCGCAGCAGCATCCGATGTTGATTCCTTTGATCGCGGAAACCGGCGGCCAGAATGTAATGATCGCCGACAGCTCGGCCTTGCCGGAGCAATTGGTGCAGGACGTCGTCGCCTCGACATTCAACAGCGCCGGTCAGCGCTGTTCCGCCTTGCGGGTTCTGTTCGTGCAGCAGGACATTGCCGATAAAATAATCGGCATGCTGATCGGCGCGATGCAGGAGCTTGCGCTCGGCGATCCCGGCCGGTATGCGACCGACGTCGGTCCGGTGATAGACCGTGCCGCCCTGAAGCCCCTGGCGGAGCATGTGGAGAAAATGCGGGAGCAGGCGAGGATGCTGTATCAATTGCCGTTGACGGAGGCGTTAAGCTACGGCAGTTTTTTTCCGCCTACCTTAATTGAAATAGCCTCGTTGTCGCAGTTGACCCATGAAGTTTTCGGGCCGATCCTGCACGTGATCCGCTATCGGGGCCCGGAACTGGACCGGGTCATTGCCGCGATTAACGAGACCGGTTACGGCCTGACGCTGGGCATTCACAGCCGGATCGAGGCCACTGTCCGGGCGATCAGACAGGGAGTCAGAGTCGGCAATATTTACGTCAACCGGAACATGATCGGCGCCGTCGTCGGCGTCCAGCCGTTCGGTGGCATGGGATTGTCCGGCACGGGACCCAAGGCCGGCGGCCCCGATTATCTTCGGCGCTTCGCCGTCGAGCAAACCGTGGCGACCAATACCGCGGCTGTCGGCGGTAATGCCGGTCTGCTTGCTCAGGATTTGCGCTGA
- a CDS encoding sulfurtransferase — translation MSYTTLISAEHLLQNLTHPDWVLLDCRFSLADADAGARSYRKGHIPNARYAHLNKDLSSPVTGYTGRHPLPDFSLLTRKLGFWGVGNRSQLVVYDDAGGAFAGRLWWLLRCMGHENAAVLDGGFNHWQRLGHPLTTALPITKPVVFRMYLNEKNWLSAAQVRDQLAAKTIRLIDARTPERFRGEQEPIDPVAGHIPGALNRPYQSNLDSRGLFLPPEELRRQFKRILNNHPAENTVHMCGSGVTACHNLLAMERAGLSGSRLYAGSWSEWIRNKNRAVVIG, via the coding sequence ATGAGTTACACGACCCTTATTTCGGCAGAACATCTTCTCCAAAACTTGACCCATCCGGACTGGGTCCTTCTGGACTGCCGTTTTTCTCTGGCCGATGCCGACGCCGGCGCCCGAAGTTATCGCAAAGGCCATATTCCCAATGCACGGTACGCGCATTTGAACAAGGATCTTTCCTCTCCCGTCACCGGTTATACCGGCCGCCATCCATTGCCCGACTTTTCGCTGCTGACCCGGAAGCTCGGGTTCTGGGGCGTCGGCAACAGGAGTCAGTTGGTCGTTTACGACGATGCCGGCGGCGCCTTTGCAGGACGCCTTTGGTGGCTATTGCGCTGCATGGGGCATGAAAACGCAGCGGTTCTGGACGGCGGCTTCAATCACTGGCAGCGCCTGGGCCATCCTCTCACAACCGCCCTTCCGATAACAAAGCCGGTCGTCTTCCGGATGTATCTGAATGAGAAAAACTGGCTGAGTGCGGCGCAAGTGCGCGACCAATTGGCCGCAAAGACCATCCGACTGATCGATGCCCGAACTCCGGAACGCTTCCGGGGCGAACAAGAACCGATCGATCCGGTCGCGGGCCACATACCCGGCGCCTTGAACCGTCCGTACCAATCCAATCTGGACAGCCGCGGCCTGTTTTTGCCGCCCGAGGAGCTTCGGCGACAATTCAAGCGGATCCTTAACAATCACCCCGCCGAAAACACCGTCCACATGTGCGGCTCCGGCGTCACCGCCTGTCATAATTTACTGGCGATGGAGCGCGCCGGTCTCAGCGGCTCCAGGCTCTACGCCGGCTCCTGGAGCGAATGGATCCGGAATAAAAACCGGGCGGTCGTCATCGGATAG
- a CDS encoding M20 aminoacylase family protein has product MKISTEILRLHEDMRQWRRHLHRFPETAFEETGTAQFIADKLAGFGLEPHRGLGKTGVVASLKVGEGGKKIVLRADMDALFIEERNDLPYKSRHAGKMHACGHDGHSAMLLGAAKYLADHRNFNGTVHFIFQPAEEGRAGARQMIEDGLFELFPTDCVFGLHNFPDVPAGQFAVRPGPMMAAFDCFEIRVQGCATHAAMPHLGNDVIVAAAQMVNALQTIVSRTVDPVDSAVVSVTQIHAGNTWNAIPDEAVIRGTFRCFKSSVQEAISEKLRVLIKGIGEGLGVTSEIVFNPENPGYPVTFNSEAETELALKAALAVAGAEGVNRAPAPCMGSEDFAFMLQEKPGCYLWIGNGASNNNCLLHNPHYDFNDDILPVGVAYWVKLVELVLGKA; this is encoded by the coding sequence ATGAAAATAAGCACTGAAATACTCCGGCTGCATGAGGACATGCGGCAATGGCGCAGGCATTTGCACCGGTTTCCGGAAACCGCTTTCGAGGAGACCGGCACCGCTCAATTCATTGCCGATAAACTGGCCGGGTTCGGGCTGGAACCTCATCGAGGGCTGGGTAAAACCGGCGTGGTCGCCAGTTTGAAAGTGGGGGAGGGCGGTAAAAAGATCGTTTTGCGCGCCGATATGGATGCGCTGTTCATCGAAGAGCGGAACGATCTCCCTTATAAATCCCGCCATGCCGGCAAGATGCACGCCTGCGGCCATGACGGGCATTCGGCCATGCTGTTGGGCGCCGCGAAATACCTCGCCGATCACCGCAACTTTAACGGCACCGTCCATTTCATTTTTCAGCCCGCCGAAGAAGGCCGCGCCGGCGCCCGGCAGATGATCGAGGACGGCCTGTTCGAGTTATTTCCCACAGACTGCGTGTTCGGCTTGCACAATTTTCCGGACGTCCCGGCAGGGCAGTTTGCGGTCAGACCGGGACCCATGATGGCGGCGTTCGACTGTTTTGAAATCCGCGTGCAAGGCTGCGCGACCCATGCTGCGATGCCTCATCTGGGCAATGACGTCATCGTCGCTGCGGCGCAAATGGTCAATGCCTTGCAAACCATCGTCAGCCGTACGGTCGATCCGGTCGATTCGGCGGTGGTCAGCGTGACCCAGATCCATGCCGGCAACACCTGGAATGCGATTCCCGACGAGGCGGTAATCCGGGGCACTTTCCGTTGTTTCAAAAGCTCGGTGCAAGAGGCGATTAGCGAGAAGCTGCGCGTTCTGATCAAAGGGATCGGCGAAGGCCTGGGCGTCACCTCGGAAATCGTTTTCAATCCGGAAAATCCGGGTTATCCCGTGACTTTCAACAGCGAAGCGGAAACGGAGCTGGCGTTGAAAGCCGCCTTGGCCGTGGCCGGAGCCGAGGGCGTCAACCGCGCTCCTGCGCCCTGCATGGGATCGGAGGATTTTGCGTTCATGTTGCAGGAAAAACCCGGCTGCTATCTCTGGATCGGCAACGGCGCCTCGAATAACAACTGTTTGCTGCATAACCCTCACTACGATTTCAACGACGACATTCTGCCGGTGGGCGTCGCCTATTGGGTCAAGCTGGTGGAACTGGTGCTGGGTAAGGCTTGA
- a CDS encoding NAD(P)H-quinone oxidoreductase encodes MIAIEITEAGEPQVLKPTERSIPSPAEDEVLIKIAAAGVNRPDVMQRRGQYPPPAGASDIPGLEIAGTVAALGEQVNNVSMGNKVCALVTGGGYAEYCTAPASVCLPIPNGLTFVQAAALPETFFTVWSNVFDRADLAAGETLLVHGGASGIGTTAIQLAKAFDAKVFVTAGTAEKCRFCTELGADAAIHYRERDFVQEIERLTTGRGVDVILDMIGGDYLPRNLKCLAPEGRLVQIAVQHGAKAEINLVPVMQKRLVLTGSTLRARETAFKAKIAKNLYEHVWPLLEYGLVKPVIHATFPLTEAAKAHVLMESSQHTGKIILTV; translated from the coding sequence ATGATCGCTATAGAAATAACCGAAGCCGGTGAACCGCAAGTTTTAAAACCGACCGAGCGGTCAATCCCTTCACCTGCCGAGGATGAAGTTCTGATTAAAATTGCCGCCGCGGGAGTTAACCGGCCCGACGTCATGCAGCGCCGGGGGCAGTACCCTCCTCCCGCCGGCGCCTCCGACATACCGGGACTTGAAATAGCGGGTACCGTTGCCGCGCTGGGAGAACAGGTAAACAATGTATCGATGGGCAACAAAGTCTGCGCCCTGGTGACCGGCGGCGGCTATGCCGAATATTGCACGGCTCCGGCATCGGTATGCTTGCCGATACCGAACGGGTTGACTTTCGTTCAGGCGGCCGCCCTGCCCGAGACATTTTTTACCGTATGGAGCAACGTGTTCGACCGAGCCGATCTTGCCGCCGGAGAAACCCTGCTCGTTCACGGCGGCGCCAGCGGCATCGGCACGACCGCAATACAACTGGCCAAAGCATTTGACGCCAAAGTATTCGTGACCGCCGGAACTGCCGAAAAATGCCGATTCTGCACGGAACTGGGCGCGGACGCCGCCATCCATTACCGGGAGCGGGATTTTGTCCAGGAAATCGAACGGCTCACGACCGGCCGTGGCGTCGACGTCATTCTGGACATGATCGGCGGCGATTATTTGCCGCGCAATCTCAAGTGTCTGGCTCCCGAAGGCCGGCTGGTGCAGATCGCCGTGCAACACGGCGCGAAAGCCGAAATTAACCTGGTGCCGGTCATGCAAAAACGGCTTGTCCTGACCGGCTCGACCTTGCGCGCCAGAGAAACCGCATTCAAAGCGAAAATCGCCAAAAACCTCTACGAACACGTATGGCCTTTATTGGAATACGGGCTGGTCAAGCCCGTCATTCATGCCACCTTTCCGCTGACGGAGGCGGCGAAAGCCCATGTCCTAATGGAAAGCAGCCAACACACAGGCAAAATCATTTTAACGGTATGA
- a CDS encoding endonuclease/exonuclease/phosphatase family protein, producing the protein MELSLLTLNLHTYQQHPCHCPFETMHRHEREVQIIAEAIAHLKIDVVCFQEVGEYLHDPVTLPYGESPSNMAFRICRQLRHWGLWYHVHQDWSHVGFYRWREGTAILSRYPMRHNYSAYVSHDHRKDNYMSRNVTVSCIDVPRFGLLHVANVHLSWAHHGFYEEFENLKRLIHSRLQFGVRGDIIAGDFNAPAGEQAYHHVVGHGEYVDQFHELHPHRFYEPSYRGQIDGWRNYPPSRIDYIFKRNGHPMRIQSMDVVFNDCFYPTVSDHFGYLARYRLY; encoded by the coding sequence ATGGAACTGTCTCTGCTCACGCTGAATTTACACACCTATCAACAGCATCCTTGTCATTGCCCCTTTGAGACAATGCATCGGCACGAGCGCGAAGTGCAGATCATCGCCGAAGCGATCGCGCATTTGAAAATCGACGTCGTGTGTTTCCAGGAAGTCGGCGAATACCTGCACGATCCGGTCACTCTGCCTTACGGCGAATCGCCGTCGAACATGGCTTTCCGGATTTGCCGGCAGTTACGCCATTGGGGGCTTTGGTATCATGTCCATCAGGACTGGAGCCATGTCGGTTTTTACCGCTGGCGGGAAGGCACGGCGATCCTCAGCCGGTATCCGATGCGGCACAATTATTCGGCCTATGTGTCTCATGATCACCGGAAAGACAATTACATGTCCAGGAACGTCACCGTTTCCTGCATCGACGTGCCAAGGTTCGGTTTGCTGCATGTCGCGAACGTGCATCTGAGCTGGGCGCATCACGGTTTTTACGAAGAATTCGAGAATTTGAAACGCTTGATCCACTCGCGCTTGCAGTTCGGCGTCCGGGGCGACATCATCGCCGGCGATTTCAATGCGCCGGCCGGCGAGCAGGCCTATCATCACGTCGTGGGCCACGGCGAATACGTGGATCAATTCCACGAACTGCACCCGCACCGCTTTTACGAACCCAGTTATCGTGGTCAAATCGACGGCTGGAGAAATTACCCACCCAGCCGGATCGATTACATTTTCAAGCGCAACGGCCACCCGATGAGGATTCAATCCATGGACGTCGTCTTTAACGACTGTTTTTATCCTACCGTCTCCGATCATTTCGGCTATCTGGCGAGATACCGGCTTTATTAA